The Candidatus Culexarchaeum yellowstonense genome includes a window with the following:
- a CDS encoding NAD(P)/FAD-dependent oxidoreductase — MENIEEKEKLIEQNSQNNNAKNMPGMLYILVSFIPWIIYWVLCEILGALGIIIPLIFSITLILPQIIKRSFNLMDLTSTLYFSFAFICTFLLNSNVFLEKSGFLGYFALFLMALISIAAKQPYTLHVSKKDYPEVYWKDKSFLAINYVITLVWVGIFLLNAIMFLFLQFPLTVIFSNILVALGILSSILFPLKAPAYFISREFKEYDWRVKVDVEKPKGEDEYDVIIVGSGIGGLVCGSLLSKRGYKVLVLEQHYQVGGYCSSFKRSGFVFNTGVEDVSGLWEKGPLTYLLKELGFKREELFVKNTSEYVFRGKRIKAESLEEFTKILSEMFPDEEGNIRAFFDEAKKAYEECYMETEVYGVPLPAELIVKVFGERKLLNYPKEHPHLYKWMNSNFKEKLDEYFENEDLKEFLCALLGYIGTKPDKTPANSALTACISYYIHGGYFPRGGAQKFAESLKNFILNHGGNVLVNHKVNRILVENGKVVGVRVGEKVFKAPIVVSNANAKTTFLELIEKSHLREEFIEYINGLKMSPSCFMVFLGVDMDLSKYPTLIKNIDEGYDIVINSNADPSLAPQGKSSITILTLANYQDFPERGTDEYIRKKQEYSEELIRKAEKVIPDLSKHIIVKDAATPKTFERYTSMPQGAIYSFDQSIGIKRPYFKTPIKGLYLVGASTFPGGGIEAVTISGIICAHDICNWKI, encoded by the coding sequence ATGGAAAATATTGAAGAAAAGGAGAAATTGATTGAACAAAATTCTCAAAATAATAATGCAAAGAATATGCCTGGAATGCTTTATATCCTTGTTTCCTTTATTCCATGGATCATTTACTGGGTTTTATGTGAAATTTTAGGTGCGTTAGGCATCATTATCCCCCTAATATTTTCCATAACTCTCATACTACCTCAAATCATTAAGCGTAGCTTCAACTTAATGGACCTTACGTCCACATTGTATTTCAGTTTTGCATTCATCTGTACATTCCTTCTCAACTCAAACGTATTTTTGGAGAAAAGTGGTTTTCTAGGATATTTCGCTTTATTTTTAATGGCATTAATTTCCATTGCCGCAAAACAACCATACACATTACATGTTTCGAAGAAGGATTACCCGGAGGTCTACTGGAAGGATAAATCATTCCTAGCCATTAATTATGTTATAACATTGGTTTGGGTAGGCATATTTCTGTTGAATGCTATAATGTTCCTATTCCTTCAATTTCCATTAACGGTTATTTTCTCAAACATATTGGTTGCCTTGGGTATATTATCCTCAATATTATTCCCCTTGAAGGCTCCAGCTTATTTCATCTCAAGGGAATTTAAGGAGTATGATTGGAGGGTAAAGGTTGATGTGGAAAAGCCTAAAGGGGAGGATGAGTATGACGTTATCATTGTTGGTTCTGGAATTGGAGGTTTAGTTTGTGGCTCTCTACTCTCAAAGAGGGGTTATAAGGTTTTGGTTTTGGAACAACATTATCAAGTTGGCGGCTACTGCTCCTCATTCAAGAGAAGCGGATTTGTTTTCAATACGGGAGTTGAAGATGTGAGTGGATTATGGGAGAAGGGGCCTTTAACATATCTCCTCAAGGAACTTGGGTTTAAAAGAGAAGAATTATTCGTGAAGAACACTTCCGAATATGTTTTCAGAGGTAAGCGTATAAAAGCTGAAAGTTTAGAAGAATTCACTAAAATCCTCTCAGAAATGTTTCCAGATGAAGAGGGGAATATTAGGGCTTTCTTCGATGAAGCAAAGAAAGCTTATGAAGAATGTTACATGGAAACTGAAGTCTACGGCGTACCATTACCAGCAGAATTAATAGTTAAAGTTTTCGGGGAGAGAAAGCTTTTAAACTATCCTAAAGAGCACCCTCATCTATACAAATGGATGAACAGTAATTTTAAGGAAAAACTTGACGAATACTTTGAAAACGAGGATTTAAAGGAGTTTCTATGCGCATTATTGGGGTATATTGGGACAAAGCCAGATAAAACCCCGGCTAATAGTGCACTGACAGCCTGCATTTCATACTACATTCATGGAGGATACTTCCCAAGGGGAGGAGCTCAGAAATTTGCTGAAAGTTTAAAGAATTTCATCTTAAACCATGGAGGCAATGTTTTGGTCAATCATAAAGTGAATAGAATATTGGTGGAAAATGGGAAAGTTGTTGGGGTAAGGGTGGGAGAAAAGGTTTTCAAAGCACCAATCGTCGTGTCAAACGCCAATGCCAAAACCACATTTTTAGAGCTTATCGAAAAAAGCCATCTAAGGGAGGAGTTCATTGAATATATAAATGGGTTAAAGATGTCTCCCTCCTGTTTCATGGTTTTCCTAGGCGTTGATATGGACTTGTCAAAATATCCCACACTCATCAAAAACATCGATGAAGGATATGACATCGTCATCAATTCAAACGCCGATCCAAGCCTTGCACCGCAGGGGAAGTCAAGCATCACAATATTAACCCTTGCCAACTACCAAGATTTCCCAGAAAGGGGGACTGATGAATACATACGTAAGAAGCAAGAGTATTCAGAAGAACTAATTAGGAAAGCGGAAAAAGTTATACCGGATCTAAGTAAACACATAATAGTTAAGGATGCAGCTACACCTAAAACATTTGAAAGATACACATCAATGCCTCAAGGAGCCATATACTCTTTCGATCAATCCATTGGAATTAAAAGACCATACTTCAAAACACCAATAAAAGGGTTATACCTTGTAGGCGCCTCAACATTCCCAGGTGGAGGAATAGAAGCAGTAACAATATCAGGAATAATATGCGCCCACGATATATGCAACTGGAAAATTTAA
- a CDS encoding SLC13 family permease, producing MKETVKAIVFIAITLLTAILCPTLGLTDVQTVATTLFVAKTAATLLFWKFRLAIGFIALALLFVFGTLDMEHFIEFAGLDVIIFLVGMMTVIGYLEEGGFFEYILEKIMRIGRGNPIRVFYALMIASFLLAALVDEVTSILFITALVLQLATISKINPIPLMMATVFATNIGSSATVVGNPIGVMIALKSGLTFVDFLLWSLPMALLSLLIIAFICSKYYSNYIKNIKVEEISSNSDKSPKNKDHTIHWIIFLGTLTGLVLHHQIEALFGLSEGVMLIGVALISAGIVLLLERARAREIIEERVDWWTLLFFLVLFASVGTLKYVGVIDVIAKGYLGLGLKDFELYMFFVLSAGFLSSMMDNVLAVAVLIPIVKEFQNYGLNIFPYWWGMLYAGTYMGNLTPIGSTANIVAIGIVERRQHVSFKDWIKIGVIVSMPTLILASIITYLRALYLSI from the coding sequence ATGAAGGAAACCGTAAAGGCTATCGTATTTATTGCCATCACTCTGCTCACGGCTATTCTTTGCCCTACACTTGGCTTAACAGATGTCCAGACAGTAGCAACAACCCTTTTCGTAGCAAAAACTGCTGCTACCCTACTATTTTGGAAATTTAGACTTGCAATAGGCTTCATTGCACTCGCACTTCTATTTGTCTTTGGAACACTTGACATGGAACACTTTATAGAGTTTGCTGGACTCGATGTTATAATTTTCCTAGTTGGAATGATGACAGTTATAGGTTATCTTGAGGAGGGAGGATTTTTCGAATACATATTGGAAAAGATAATGAGAATAGGTAGAGGGAATCCTATTAGGGTTTTCTATGCACTTATGATAGCCTCCTTCCTACTAGCTGCTTTAGTCGATGAAGTAACATCAATATTATTCATTACAGCATTGGTTTTACAATTGGCAACAATATCTAAAATTAATCCGATACCATTAATGATGGCAACAGTATTCGCTACAAATATAGGGAGTAGCGCCACAGTAGTAGGCAACCCCATAGGAGTCATGATAGCATTAAAAAGTGGATTAACATTTGTAGATTTCCTATTATGGTCTTTACCCATGGCTCTCCTCTCCCTACTAATAATAGCATTCATATGTTCAAAATACTATTCCAATTACATAAAAAACATAAAGGTGGAAGAAATCTCCAGTAATAGCGACAAATCACCAAAGAATAAAGATCACACAATTCATTGGATAATATTCCTTGGAACATTAACTGGACTAGTCCTCCACCACCAAATTGAAGCACTTTTCGGTTTATCCGAAGGCGTCATGCTAATTGGAGTTGCCCTAATCTCTGCAGGCATAGTCCTTCTACTGGAAAGAGCAAGAGCTAGAGAAATAATTGAAGAACGTGTAGACTGGTGGACTTTACTATTCTTCCTAGTTCTATTCGCATCTGTGGGAACGTTGAAGTACGTAGGAGTCATTGACGTAATTGCAAAAGGTTATTTGGGACTTGGACTTAAGGATTTCGAACTTTACATGTTCTTCGTATTAAGTGCTGGATTTTTGAGTTCCATGATGGATAATGTTTTAGCAGTTGCCGTATTAATACCAATCGTAAAAGAATTCCAAAACTATGGACTGAACATTTTCCCATACTGGTGGGGGATGCTTTACGCTGGCACTTACATGGGAAATCTCACACCAATAGGAAGTACTGCCAATATCGTTGCCATAGGTATCGTTGAACGTAGACAACATGTATCCTTTAAAGATTGGATCAAAATAGGAGTTATAGTTTCCATGCCCACTCTGATACTTGCATCTATCATAACTTATCTAAGAGCTTTATACCTAAGTATTTAA
- a CDS encoding sugar phosphate isomerase/epimerase — protein MRVGISTLFCIGERFSDVVERLRTIDVEHLEVVDEWPHEFNDFRVNLIRRIVEERGLSLSIHAPFADVNIASTSPTMRNTALRRLKKSMKLSAKLNPTIWVFHSGVRSPIGSMLPNMDWKFNLNSIRELLHEARKYDLKIAIENFPVSSTLLVRGVEDFEKLYGDLGVDALDLGIAFDVGHANIGGYIDKFMEKFKERIIHVHVHDNDGKVDSHLGIGFGSINWAKVLNSLKKMNYRGGLVIESISNVKGSIENMRKLIEH, from the coding sequence ATGCGTGTAGGTATTTCAACGCTGTTTTGTATTGGTGAGAGATTTTCTGACGTTGTGGAGCGTTTACGGACTATAGATGTTGAGCATTTGGAGGTTGTTGATGAGTGGCCTCATGAATTCAATGATTTTAGAGTTAATTTGATTAGGAGGATTGTTGAGGAGAGGGGGTTGAGCTTATCCATTCATGCACCCTTTGCAGATGTTAATATTGCATCGACATCTCCAACCATGAGGAACACTGCTTTGAGGAGGCTTAAAAAGTCTATGAAGCTTTCAGCAAAGTTGAACCCTACAATTTGGGTTTTCCATTCAGGGGTTAGAAGCCCAATTGGTAGCATGCTTCCCAACATGGATTGGAAGTTCAACTTGAATTCTATACGTGAATTGTTACATGAAGCTAGGAAATATGATTTGAAGATAGCTATAGAGAATTTCCCAGTATCATCCACACTTTTAGTTAGGGGAGTTGAAGATTTCGAGAAGCTTTATGGGGATTTAGGCGTTGATGCATTGGATTTGGGTATAGCATTTGATGTTGGGCATGCAAATATTGGTGGGTATATTGATAAGTTTATGGAGAAGTTTAAGGAGAGGATAATTCACGTTCACGTGCATGATAATGATGGAAAGGTGGATTCACATTTAGGAATAGGATTTGGAAGTATAAATTGGGCTAAAGTCTTAAATTCCCTTAAGAAGATGAATTATAGAGGGGGTTTAGTAATAGAATCAATTAGCAATGTTAAAGGAAGTATTGAGAATATGAGGAAATTGATTGAGCATTAA
- a CDS encoding DUF6062 family protein: protein MEMTEKTILTVRILEGMEKSSGCPLCYLWTECEERYLKHMLTNEVVMDPAFRGKVVAAGGFCNRHAHMLYRAIHGGDVEDGLGYALYMKDITGKIMEQLSHLQENLSNNFKSSKSRMPFHRKKRDTTALDNIINYDARRQQCPICEHLWSMNQIYLHTLVQMLDDDENFRIKFSSSKGLCLPHFASAMQIIHINKLKNPIHVVKALIDAEIKNLQLIEHLLSEFIRKQSWEFRDEHLEEEVNANILALNFLFGAEGVYLKK, encoded by the coding sequence ATGGAGATGACGGAGAAGACTATTCTAACTGTAAGAATTCTTGAAGGAATGGAAAAATCGAGTGGATGTCCATTATGCTACCTTTGGACTGAATGTGAAGAGCGTTATTTGAAGCATATGCTTACAAATGAAGTGGTGATGGATCCTGCCTTTAGGGGGAAGGTGGTGGCTGCTGGAGGCTTCTGTAATCGTCATGCACATATGTTGTATCGAGCTATCCACGGAGGTGATGTTGAAGATGGTTTAGGCTATGCCCTTTACATGAAAGATATAACTGGAAAAATTATGGAACAACTTTCTCATCTACAAGAAAACTTATCAAATAATTTTAAATCTTCAAAAAGTAGAATGCCATTTCATAGGAAGAAGAGGGATACTACTGCACTAGATAACATAATAAATTATGATGCTCGAAGGCAACAGTGTCCTATATGTGAACACTTATGGTCAATGAATCAAATATATTTGCACACGCTTGTTCAGATGCTGGATGATGATGAGAATTTCAGGATAAAATTCAGTTCATCAAAAGGACTTTGCCTTCCACATTTTGCATCGGCTATGCAAATAATTCACATTAACAAACTTAAAAATCCAATTCATGTAGTCAAAGCACTTATCGATGCAGAAATAAAGAATCTTCAATTAATAGAACATCTACTATCAGAATTTATAAGAAAACAAAGCTGGGAGTTTAGAGATGAACATCTTGAAGAGGAAGTCAATGCAAACATTCTTGCACTAAACTTTTTATTTGGTGCAGAAGGAGTTTATCTAAAGAAATAA
- a CDS encoding TrpB-like pyridoxal phosphate-dependent enzyme, translating into MNKKMYLDESEMPREWYNILPDLPEPLPPPLHPATGKPVSPKDLEPIFSKELIRQEMSQERFIPIPNEVLEVYRIWRPTPLIRAYRLERALKTPARIYYKHEGVSPPGSHKPNTAVAQAYYNFREGVERLVTETGAGQWGSALSFATMFFGLKLTVYFVKVSYMQKPYRVALMRAWGAEVVPSPSNKTKYGRSILEKDPNNPGSLGIAISEALEDATSHENTKYCLGSVLNHVCLHQTIVGLEAIRQLELLNEFPDVVIGCIGGGSNYAGISYPFYHLVKAGKAPKKIRFIAVEPTACPSMTKGVYMYDYGDTAGLTPLIKMHTLGHNFVPPPIHAGGLRYHGKAPSMCLLKKAGIYESIAYNQVEVFEAARLFAQTEGIIPAPETAHAIKAVIDEAIKCKQTGEEKVILFNFSGHGLLDLAAYQDFLDGKLQAYEYPIEEIQKSIERIKRLLLERGITP; encoded by the coding sequence ATGAACAAAAAGATGTATTTGGATGAAAGCGAAATGCCACGTGAATGGTACAATATACTTCCAGACCTACCAGAACCTTTGCCACCGCCACTCCACCCTGCTACTGGTAAGCCTGTTTCACCAAAAGATCTTGAACCGATATTTTCAAAGGAATTGATAAGGCAAGAAATGTCACAGGAAAGATTTATCCCCATACCAAATGAAGTACTGGAAGTATACAGAATATGGAGACCAACTCCCCTTATACGTGCATATCGACTCGAAAGAGCACTAAAGACGCCAGCAAGAATATACTACAAGCATGAAGGGGTAAGCCCGCCTGGAAGCCACAAGCCCAACACAGCTGTTGCACAGGCATATTACAATTTTCGAGAAGGCGTAGAGAGATTAGTTACTGAGACTGGTGCTGGACAATGGGGTTCCGCTCTATCCTTTGCCACAATGTTTTTCGGCTTAAAGCTCACCGTATACTTTGTTAAAGTAAGCTACATGCAGAAGCCTTACAGGGTAGCTTTAATGAGAGCTTGGGGTGCAGAAGTTGTTCCAAGCCCCAGTAATAAGACAAAGTATGGTAGAAGCATTTTGGAGAAAGACCCAAACAACCCTGGATCCTTGGGTATAGCGATAAGTGAAGCTCTAGAAGATGCTACATCACATGAAAACACTAAGTATTGCCTTGGAAGTGTCCTAAACCACGTATGTTTACACCAGACAATAGTGGGTCTAGAAGCTATTCGGCAACTCGAACTCTTAAATGAGTTTCCAGATGTAGTTATTGGCTGTATTGGCGGTGGAAGCAACTATGCGGGTATATCATATCCATTCTATCACTTAGTTAAAGCAGGTAAAGCCCCCAAGAAAATAAGGTTCATCGCAGTGGAGCCCACAGCCTGCCCCTCCATGACAAAGGGTGTATACATGTATGATTACGGAGACACTGCTGGATTAACACCACTCATTAAAATGCATACCCTCGGACACAACTTTGTCCCCCCACCCATTCACGCCGGTGGGTTAAGATACCATGGTAAAGCGCCTTCCATGTGCCTCCTAAAGAAAGCTGGAATCTATGAGAGCATTGCCTACAATCAAGTGGAAGTCTTTGAAGCAGCTAGACTGTTTGCACAGACAGAAGGGATAATTCCTGCACCTGAAACTGCTCATGCAATTAAAGCTGTGATAGATGAAGCCATAAAATGTAAACAAACAGGTGAAGAAAAAGTGATCCTATTCAATTTTAGCGGACATGGACTACTGGATTTAGCTGCATACCAAGACTTTCTAGACGGAAAACTCCAAGCCTATGAATACCCCATCGAGGAAATTCAGAAATCAATAGAGAGGATAAAAAGACTTCTATTAGAGAGAGGTATAACACCGTAA
- a CDS encoding hydrolase, producing MPFTPFHIGPGLGLGLPLRKHMHAPTFILANIIVDIEPLIVIIFNLRYPLHGYLHTLLSAFIAGLILGYAIYLLEEPLRPVYKKLLLEGDENLNLKSFIIAGIFGMELHVLLDSPLYGDIKPLYPLTINPLYNPKLTPEIYDICVWMGILGLAYYIWLIGLAIYRKLSS from the coding sequence ATGCCATTCACACCCTTCCATATAGGTCCAGGATTAGGCTTAGGTTTACCATTAAGGAAACATATGCATGCACCAACATTCATACTGGCAAATATAATTGTTGATATTGAACCACTCATAGTTATCATCTTTAATTTGAGATATCCATTACATGGATACCTACACACCCTCCTATCCGCCTTCATAGCTGGACTAATACTTGGCTATGCCATTTATCTACTCGAAGAACCCCTACGACCAGTATACAAGAAGCTTCTACTGGAGGGGGATGAAAATTTAAATTTGAAATCATTCATAATTGCAGGAATCTTTGGAATGGAGCTACATGTCCTCCTAGATTCACCATTATACGGGGACATAAAACCATTATACCCATTAACAATAAACCCACTCTACAATCCAAAACTAACCCCAGAAATATATGATATATGCGTCTGGATGGGAATACTTGGATTGGCATACTACATATGGCTAATAGGCCTAGCAATATATAGGAAACTATCCTCATAA
- a CDS encoding class I SAM-dependent methyltransferase translates to MVMVLDFYDRIANLFGVERAASCMAEIQYLMDKGYDEEHILTLLKDYALPVGVFYILSVLVRSRLSVDDLRSSLSFLFGGHRIIVEKVAGLLKPHSRILDFGCGQGLLSCSLAMRGFEVYGVDISPEAIQIANKLAENLKCKVYFQSIDGGTIPFPDGYFDAIFCVWTLHEIPQNQMLVISREFHRVLREEGYLFIIDQENVAPFELIKASMNRVGFELCSEIGVSPVYDHGKMSKAILIEYVKRKQVPK, encoded by the coding sequence ATGGTTATGGTATTGGATTTCTATGATCGTATAGCGAATTTGTTTGGTGTGGAGAGGGCTGCTTCATGTATGGCTGAAATTCAGTATTTGATGGATAAGGGGTATGATGAGGAGCATATTTTAACTTTATTAAAGGATTATGCCCTTCCAGTAGGAGTGTTTTATATACTTTCAGTGCTGGTTAGGAGTAGGTTGAGCGTTGATGATTTGAGGAGTTCCCTGTCATTCCTGTTTGGTGGGCATAGAATTATTGTAGAGAAGGTTGCTGGATTATTGAAGCCTCATTCGAGAATTCTTGATTTTGGGTGTGGTCAAGGGCTTCTCAGCTGCTCACTTGCAATGAGAGGATTTGAAGTTTATGGTGTTGACATATCCCCAGAAGCTATTCAAATTGCAAATAAACTTGCTGAGAATCTTAAGTGCAAAGTATATTTCCAATCAATTGATGGTGGCACAATTCCATTTCCAGATGGATACTTTGATGCAATATTTTGCGTATGGACTCTACATGAAATCCCGCAAAACCAGATGTTAGTGATCTCAAGAGAATTTCATCGAGTATTACGGGAAGAGGGATATCTATTCATAATAGATCAAGAGAATGTGGCACCATTCGAGTTGATAAAAGCCAGCATGAATAGGGTTGGCTTCGAATTATGCTCTGAGATAGGAGTATCACCAGTATATGATCATGGGAAAATGTCAAAAGCTATACTAATAGAATACGTAAAAAGGAAACAAGTCCCAAAATAA
- a CDS encoding acylphosphatase, with product MKRRLIIKGQKVQDVNYKLLLFESAELNRLMGFHVRNIDGDVEVLMEGDEKNIDNFIKTVMISHPPHVKVEKTITEEYEGIVMSIENFYRFFKLQLLVKIAEIMERMVQALKNAELKTSI from the coding sequence ATGAAAAGGCGATTAATAATTAAGGGACAAAAAGTTCAAGATGTGAATTATAAACTCCTACTCTTCGAATCTGCGGAATTAAATAGATTGATGGGGTTTCATGTTAGGAACATTGATGGAGATGTTGAAGTCCTCATGGAAGGGGATGAGAAGAATATAGACAACTTCATTAAAACTGTAATGATATCGCATCCTCCACATGTAAAGGTGGAGAAAACAATTACTGAAGAATATGAAGGGATTGTGATGAGTATTGAAAACTTTTACAGGTTCTTCAAACTACAATTATTAGTTAAAATAGCTGAGATAATGGAAAGAATGGTACAAGCCCTAAAAAATGCTGAGCTGAAAACTTCAATATAA
- a CDS encoding HEPN domain-containing protein: protein MIDESHIAVEFIDVALSDFGASKLLFDGGFYPQALFMLQQSLEKAAKAILLKLKLVDVEGIGEKIGHSIRRVSLESIMLKIAMEFIDSIAYELLAHLNEVKLYAFNDHRIAIDKLCNELKENINQTITIASSLLSKPARSRVEIYKMHDRVKVLSKKALSKLDEETLKGINELMCEINMERFIKLIPNEITKTITSLQKMLSSAMNYITSNEQRIEICKTYEEQMNRFIMKLQLAITLYMLILWYKPFEKKISQLRYPNHKMKHNPININENTTLTQWAKMIIEKINEMDMLKCIKELVKEKIESQKCRETLEFLKKDMINTSSSITSL, encoded by the coding sequence TTGATTGATGAATCTCATATTGCAGTGGAGTTTATTGATGTTGCTTTAAGTGATTTTGGTGCTTCAAAGCTTCTATTTGATGGTGGGTTTTATCCTCAAGCTCTCTTCATGCTTCAACAATCCCTTGAGAAGGCTGCTAAAGCAATACTCTTAAAACTTAAGCTTGTGGATGTTGAGGGGATTGGTGAAAAGATTGGGCATTCCATTAGGAGAGTGTCGCTTGAATCGATAATGCTGAAAATAGCGATGGAATTCATAGACTCCATAGCTTACGAGCTACTTGCACACTTAAATGAAGTTAAACTATATGCCTTCAATGATCATAGGATAGCCATAGATAAACTTTGTAATGAGCTTAAGGAGAACATAAATCAAACAATAACTATAGCATCAAGCCTTTTAAGCAAACCAGCGAGGAGTAGAGTGGAGATATATAAAATGCATGATAGGGTTAAAGTTCTCAGTAAGAAAGCATTGAGTAAACTGGATGAGGAAACCCTTAAAGGAATTAATGAATTGATGTGTGAGATAAACATGGAAAGATTCATAAAACTCATACCAAACGAAATTACAAAGACAATAACGAGCCTCCAAAAGATGTTGTCATCGGCAATGAATTACATAACCTCAAATGAGCAACGCATAGAAATATGCAAAACATACGAGGAGCAAATGAATCGATTCATAATGAAGCTTCAATTGGCAATCACACTATACATGCTAATATTATGGTATAAACCATTCGAGAAGAAAATATCCCAACTAAGATATCCAAACCATAAAATGAAACACAACCCAATAAACATAAACGAAAACACAACACTAACACAATGGGCCAAGATGATCATAGAAAAGATTAATGAGATGGACATGCTGAAATGCATAAAGGAACTTGTGAAAGAAAAGATTGAATCCCAAAAGTGTAGAGAGACTCTAGAATTTTTAAAGAAGGACATGATAAACACATCATCATCCATTACATCATTGTAG
- a CDS encoding branched-chain amino acid transaminase, giving the protein MSKGVVQASYIWLNGKFVKWEDARVHVLAQGIHYGIGVFEGIRGYYDDGYVKIFRLEDHMKRFLKSAKIIHLEMPYTLDALINAVIEVVKANNFKTDIYIRPVAFRGPGSIGVRAKNPVEVAVIAFEFGKYLKPTGVKCKISSWRKPPADSLPVYAKIAAMYLLYHLAAVEANNCGFDEAILLDGEGYVAEGSGENIFIVKDGVLITPPTYGAILEGITRDTIMKVATEILGMKVVERRIKREELYTADEAFFTGTAAEITPIVEVDNRIIGDGQIGKVTSQLMELYQKIVRGKIDKYGRWITEVK; this is encoded by the coding sequence ATGAGTAAGGGAGTTGTACAAGCAAGTTACATTTGGTTGAATGGAAAATTTGTCAAATGGGAGGATGCGAGGGTTCATGTGCTAGCTCAGGGAATTCATTATGGAATTGGAGTTTTTGAAGGTATAAGAGGGTATTATGATGATGGCTATGTTAAGATATTTAGACTTGAAGATCATATGAAAAGATTCCTAAAGTCTGCTAAGATAATCCATTTGGAAATGCCATATACCTTAGATGCATTGATCAACGCTGTTATAGAAGTTGTTAAGGCAAACAACTTTAAAACAGACATATACATAAGGCCAGTGGCATTTAGAGGTCCTGGAAGCATTGGGGTTAGAGCTAAAAATCCAGTTGAAGTGGCAGTGATAGCTTTTGAGTTTGGTAAATACTTAAAGCCCACGGGGGTTAAGTGTAAAATTTCAAGTTGGAGGAAACCTCCAGCAGACTCCCTCCCAGTATATGCAAAGATTGCAGCCATGTACCTACTTTACCATCTAGCTGCCGTAGAGGCAAATAACTGTGGATTTGATGAAGCAATACTACTAGATGGTGAAGGCTATGTTGCTGAGGGATCAGGGGAAAACATATTCATAGTTAAAGATGGAGTGCTGATAACGCCGCCAACATATGGTGCAATATTGGAGGGGATAACTAGGGACACAATAATGAAGGTTGCCACAGAAATTCTCGGGATGAAAGTTGTTGAGAGGAGGATTAAGAGGGAGGAGCTCTACACTGCTGATGAAGCATTCTTCACAGGAACAGCTGCAGAAATAACGCCAATAGTGGAAGTAGATAATAGAATTATTGGAGATGGCCAAATAGGTAAGGTAACATCACAACTCATGGAACTCTATCAAAAGATCGTTAGAGGAAAAATAGATAAGTATGGGAGATGGATTACAGAAGTCAAGTAG
- a CDS encoding HEPN domain-containing protein yields MSYEKYRDWFEKAIDDFETATELFKVGKWSKVCFLSYQGWRGL; encoded by the coding sequence GTGAGTTACGAAAAATATAGGGATTGGTTTGAAAAAGCTATTGACGATTTTGAAACAGCTACCGAATTATTTAAGGTTGGTAAGTGGAGTAAAGTTTGCTTTCTTTCATATCAAGGGTGGAGGGGGCTTTAA